A genome region from Macaca nemestrina isolate mMacNem1 chromosome 20, mMacNem.hap1, whole genome shotgun sequence includes the following:
- the LOC105495639 gene encoding zinc finger protein 382 isoform X6, with translation MLENYCHFVSVGFHMTKPDMIRKLEQGEELWTQRIFPSYSYLEEDGKTEDVLVKFKEYQDRHSRSLIFINHKKLIKERSNIYGKALTLGKNRISKTILCEYKPDGKVLKNISELVIRNISPIKEKFGDSTGWEKSLLSTKHEKIHPAVNLQKQTERVLSGKQELIQHQKVQAPEPPFDHNECEKSFLMKGMLFTHTRAHRGERTFDYNKDGIAFIEKSSLSVHPSNLMEKKPSAYNKYGKFLCRKSVFIMPQRPQTEEKPFHCPYCGNNFRRKSYLIEHQRIHTGEKPYVCNQCGKAFRQKTALTLHEKTHIEGKPFICIDCGKSFRQKATLTRHHKTHTGEKAYECPQCGSAFRKKSYLIDHQRTHTGEKPYQCNECGKAFIQKTTLTVHQRTHTGEKPYICNECGKSFCQKTTLTLHQRIHTGEKPYICNECGKSFRQKAILTVHHRIHTGEKSNGCPQCGKAFSRKSNLIRHQKTHTGEKPYECKQCGKFFSCKSNLIVHQKTHKVETMGIQPNCKVIRHMQNDFISSED, from the exons AAgaagatgggaaaactgaagatGTCTTAGTGAAGTTCAAAGAATACCAAGACAGGCATTCTAGATCCCTCATATTCATCAATCACAAAAAACTAATTAAGGAGAGAAGTAATATTTATGGTAAAGCACTTACTCTAGGCAAGAACCGTATTTCAAAAACCATACTATGTGAATATAAACCTGAtggaaaagttttgaaaaatatttcagaactAGTCATTAGAAATATAAGCCCCATAAAAGAGAAGTTTGGGGACAGTACTGGATGGGAGAAATCACTCCTCAGTACGAAGCATGAGAAAATTCATCCTGCAGTGAATCTccagaaacaaacagaaagagtTCTCAGTGGTAAACAGGAACTTATTCAGCATCAGAAGGTTCAAGCTCCAGAGCCACCGTTTGACCATAATGAATGTGAAAAATCCTTCCTGATGAAAGGAATGCTATTTACACATACTAGAGCTCACAGAGGAGAAAGAACCTTTGACTACAATAAAGATGGAATTGCCTTCATAGAAAAGTCAAGCCTCAGTGTCCATCCAAGTAATCTTATGGAAAAGAAGCCCTCTGCCTACAACAAATATGGGAAATTCCTCTGCAGAAAGTCTGTCTTTATTATGCCTCAGAGACCACAAACAGAAGAGAAACCCTTCCACTGTCCTTACTGTGGGAATAACTTTAGAAGGAAATCATACCTCATTGAACATCAGCGAATTCACACCGGTGAAAAACCTTATGTTTGCAATCAATGTGGAAAGGCCTTCCGTCAGAAGACAGCCCTCACCCTTCATGAGAAAACACATATAGAGGGGAAACCCTTTATTTGTATCGATTGTGGGAAGTCCTTCCGCCAGAAGGCCACCCTCACTAGACATCACAAAACACATACGGGGGAGAAAGCCTATGAATGTCCTCAGTGTGGAAGTGCCTTTAGGAAGAAGTCATACCTCATCGATCaccagagaactcacacaggagagaaaccatATCAGTGTAATGAGTGTGGGAAGGCATTTATCCAGAAGACAACCCTCACTGtgcatcagagaactcacacaggagagaaaccctatatTTGCAATGAATGTGGGAAGTCCTTCTGCCAAAAGACAACCCTCACTCTCCACCAGAGAATTCACACAGGGGAGAAACCCTATAtttgtaatgaatgtgggaagtCCTTCCGCCAGAAGGCAATCCTCACTGTTCATCACAGAATACACACAGGAGAGAAATCCAATGGGTGTCCTcagtgtgggaaagcctttagtAGGAAATCAAACCTCATTCGCCATCAGAAaactcacacaggagagaaaccatATGAATGTAAACAGTGTGGGAAGTTCTTCAGTTGTAAGTCAAACCTCATTGTCCATCAGAAAACTCACAAGGTAGAAACCATGGGAATTCA ACCTAACTGCAAGGTCATAAGACATATGCAAAATGATTTCATCAGTTCAGAGGACTAA